The Castanea sativa cultivar Marrone di Chiusa Pesio chromosome 11, ASM4071231v1 genome contains a region encoding:
- the LOC142615929 gene encoding putative transcriptional regulator tpeD — translation MGGSSTKKATYQFYGYIEKGPLFIKSIDGTKEYKDKHFIFDLFSKVIGEVGHTNVVQIITDNASLMKAGRSIVEAEYPHIFWSPCVVHTLNLALKNICAPKNSLQNEVAYNECNRIAQVSYEATFIRIFITNHSMRLAIFNSFSPLKLLAVAETRFASIIIMLKRLFQVKQHLQSMVISEEWMSYREDDVGKAQTVRDYVLNDLWWDKVAYILRFTRPIYEMLRVADTDAPILHKVYEMWDSMIENVKKEIYKQEGKEEYEESPFYDVVHAILIERYYTNQWIEEGRGRVAPHKDAELSTERNKCLKRFFPDIDDRKNVTMEFGLFSGIGAYDDDNMDDRWVLDPILWWSNYGSRLPMLQTLALKLLGQPCSSSCAERNWSTYGFIHCMRRNRITPKRAEDLVFVHSNLRLLSRRREEYTKGNSKKWDISGDTWNEPFGGPGLLEIAYLTLDEPEMEINLVENDDYIDDDDDVVVL, via the exons ATGGGTGGATCATCCACAAAAAAGGCCACTTATCAATTTTATGGCTACATCGAGAAAGGGCCACTTTTTATTAAATCCATTGATGGTACCAAAGAGTACAAAGACAAGCACTTCATTTTCGATTTGTTTTCGAAGGTCATTGGTGAGGTTGGGCATACTAATGTTGTTCAAATTATTACCGATAATGCATCCTTAATGAAAGCCGGCAGATCTATTGTTGAAGCCGAATACCCTCATATATTTTGGTCACCTTGTGTTGTGCATACCCTCAATTTGGCCTTGAAGAATATATGTGCACCTAAGAATTCTTTGCAGAATGAGGTTGCATATAATGAATGTAACCGGATTGCACAAGTTTCGTATGAGGCAACTTTCATTCGTATTTTTATCACAAATCATTCTATGAGATTAgcaatttttaattcattttcccCTTTGAAGTTACTTGCTGTTGCTGAAACACGATTTGCTTCAATAATCATCATGCTTAAAAGATTGTTTCAAGTAAAGCAGCATCTTCAAAGTATGGTCATTAGTGAGGAATGGATGTCATATAGAGAAGATGATGTAGGAAAAGCTCAAACTGTGAGGGATTATGTTTTGAATGATTTGTGGTGGGACAAGGTTGCATATATTCTGAGATTCACAAGACCTATTTATGAGATGCTTCGAGTGGCTGACACGGATGCACCCATTCTCCATAAGGTGTATGAAATGTGGGATTCCATGATAGaaaatgtgaagaaagaaatatacaagCAAGAAGGCAAGGAAGAATATGAGGAGTCGCCATTCTATGATGTGGTACATGCTATACTTATTGAACG GTATTATACTAATCAATGGATTGAGGAAGGCAGAGGTCGTGTTGCGCCACACAAGGATGCTGAACTTTCTACGGAGAGAAACAAGTGCCTCAAAAGATTCTTTCCTGATATTGATGATAGGAAGAATGTCACTATGGAGTTTGGTTTGTTTTCAGGAATTGGAGCTTATGATGATGATAACATGGATGATAGGTGGGTCTTGGATCCAATACTTTGGTGGTCAAATTATGGGTCCAGGTTGCCAATGCTTCAAACTTTAGCTCTAAAGCTTCTTGGACAGCCTTGCTCATCATCATGTGCTGAGAGGAATTGGAGTACATATGGCTTCATCCATTGTATGAGGAGGAATAGAATTACTCCTAAACGTGCTGAAGATTTAGTATTTGTTCATTCTAATCTTCGGCTTCTTTCAAGGAGGAGAGAAGAGTACACTAAAGGAAACTCTAAGAAGTGGGACATTAGTGGAGATACTTGGAATGAGCCATTTGGAGGACCTGGGTTGCTTGAGATTGCTTATCTCACACTAGATGAGCCAGAGATGGAGATAAATCTTGTTGAGAATGATGACTAtattgatgacgatgatgatgttgttgttCTGTga